One part of the Bradyrhizobium sp. CB1650 genome encodes these proteins:
- a CDS encoding Cache 3/Cache 2 fusion domain-containing protein: MPTVLTGKFLPQFKLGTKAILCAVLLIAVDTALVVGAGYWSLTSAFNDRALRDIEVSLRTLALTFAETIPDAKITIRDGAVVRAEIPKMPDLKDHAIVDRAVSYVGGNATLFVFDDASGQFVRRSTNVKKENGDRAVGTRLATDHPGQASLRRGEAYKGPATLFGKSFMTAYFPVSDAAGKVVGILYVGLPMAQFESMLTQAIESMAGAAGVAALLVMLLTMLVVRRITKPLSSVTRSLTALANGQSDVEIHCDDRADEIGEIACTVAVFRSNSLERARLRSEQAAASAAAAEQRKSDLRNFVDEFRGSVGGILNRVLESSSEFERVAHRLTDTARSTADLSAQSAGASEQASDHVRSAAAASDELSKSISEITRRVQESNEISAEAVRQAEATDQRIAQLSEAGARIGDVVKLITTIAEQTNLLALNATIEAARAGDAGRGFAIVAQEVKTLAGQTAKATDEISSQIASMQLATEESVTAIKAIGQTIERISGIATSISAAVEQQRSATHNIAASVRAAASGTADVAINVRHAAKGASETGETSSRMFASAQALSGESLQLKAEVDSFLDRVRAA, encoded by the coding sequence GTGCCCACTGTTTTGACCGGGAAGTTCCTGCCGCAGTTCAAGCTGGGCACCAAGGCGATCCTGTGCGCCGTGCTGCTGATCGCCGTGGACACGGCGCTCGTGGTCGGCGCCGGCTATTGGTCGCTCACCTCGGCCTTCAACGACCGCGCACTGCGCGACATCGAGGTCAGCCTGCGCACGCTGGCGCTGACCTTCGCCGAGACCATCCCGGACGCCAAGATCACGATCAGGGATGGCGCGGTGGTGCGCGCCGAGATCCCCAAGATGCCCGACCTCAAGGACCATGCCATCGTCGATCGGGCGGTGTCCTATGTCGGCGGCAACGCGACCCTGTTCGTGTTTGACGATGCGAGCGGGCAGTTCGTGCGCAGGTCGACCAATGTGAAAAAGGAAAATGGCGACCGCGCCGTCGGCACCCGGCTTGCCACCGACCATCCGGGCCAAGCGTCGTTGCGGCGGGGCGAAGCCTACAAGGGCCCGGCCACGTTGTTCGGTAAGTCTTTCATGACCGCCTATTTCCCGGTCTCCGATGCAGCCGGCAAGGTCGTCGGCATCCTTTACGTGGGCCTTCCAATGGCGCAGTTCGAGAGCATGCTGACGCAGGCGATCGAGAGCATGGCGGGTGCCGCCGGCGTCGCCGCGCTCCTGGTCATGCTTCTGACCATGCTGGTCGTCCGCCGCATCACCAAGCCGCTCTCCTCGGTCACACGCTCGCTGACGGCGCTTGCCAACGGCCAGAGCGACGTCGAAATCCATTGCGACGACCGGGCCGACGAGATCGGCGAGATCGCGTGCACGGTCGCGGTGTTCAGGAGCAATTCGCTGGAGCGGGCACGCCTGCGCAGCGAGCAGGCAGCGGCCTCGGCCGCGGCGGCCGAGCAGCGCAAGTCCGACCTGCGCAACTTCGTCGACGAATTCCGCGGCAGCGTCGGCGGCATTCTCAACAGGGTGCTGGAGTCCTCCAGCGAGTTCGAACGCGTGGCGCACCGACTGACCGACACAGCGCGCTCGACCGCCGACTTGTCGGCGCAGTCGGCCGGCGCGTCCGAGCAGGCGTCCGACCACGTGCGCTCGGCGGCGGCGGCCTCCGACGAATTGTCGAAATCGATTTCCGAGATCACGCGCAGGGTGCAGGAATCCAACGAGATCTCCGCCGAGGCGGTGCGTCAGGCCGAGGCGACCGACCAGCGCATCGCGCAACTCTCCGAGGCGGGCGCGCGGATCGGCGACGTCGTCAAGCTGATCACGACGATCGCCGAGCAGACCAACCTCCTGGCGCTGAACGCCACCATCGAGGCCGCGCGCGCGGGCGATGCAGGCCGCGGTTTCGCGATCGTCGCCCAGGAGGTCAAGACGCTCGCCGGCCAGACCGCCAAGGCGACCGACGAGATCTCGAGCCAGATCGCCAGCATGCAGCTTGCGACCGAGGAGTCGGTGACCGCCATCAAGGCGATCGGCCAGACCATCGAGCGCATCAGCGGTATCGCCACCTCAATCTCGGCCGCGGTGGAGCAGCAACGCAGCGCCACCCACAACATTGCGGCGAGCGTTCGGGCGGCGGCCTCCGGCACCGCCGACGTCGCCATCAACGTGCGTCATGCCGCCAAGGGCGCGAGCGAGACTGGCGAGACGTCAAGCCGGATGTTCGCCTCCGCCCAGGCGCTGTCGGGCGAGAGCCTGCAGCTGAAGGCCGAGGTCGACAGCTTCCTCGACCGCGTCCGCGCGGCTTGA
- a CDS encoding peroxiredoxin: protein MTLPIGATAPDFEAETTEGKIKFHDWIGNSWALLFSHPKDFTPVCTTELGALAKLKPEFDKRGVKLMGLSVDPVDRHAKWSEDIKETQGAAPNYPMIGDTDFNVSKLYEMLPASTSGDPLTRTPADNQTVRNVFVIGPDKKIKLVLVYPMTTGRNFQEILRAIDSLQMTAKHRVATPADWKQGEDVIIAGSVTNDEAKTIYPQGWKEPKPYIRIVPQPK from the coding sequence ATGACTCTTCCGATCGGCGCTACCGCCCCCGACTTCGAAGCCGAGACCACTGAAGGGAAGATCAAATTCCACGACTGGATCGGCAATAGCTGGGCCCTGCTGTTCTCGCACCCGAAAGACTTCACGCCGGTTTGTACGACCGAACTCGGCGCGCTCGCAAAATTGAAGCCCGAATTCGACAAGCGCGGCGTCAAGCTGATGGGCCTCTCGGTCGATCCGGTCGATCGCCATGCCAAATGGTCGGAGGACATCAAGGAGACGCAAGGCGCTGCGCCGAACTACCCGATGATCGGCGACACCGACTTCAACGTCTCGAAGCTCTACGAGATGCTGCCGGCCTCGACCTCGGGCGATCCCCTCACCCGGACGCCGGCCGACAACCAGACCGTCCGCAACGTCTTCGTCATCGGCCCCGACAAGAAGATCAAGCTGGTGCTGGTCTATCCGATGACGACCGGACGCAACTTCCAGGAGATCCTGCGCGCCATCGACTCGCTGCAGATGACCGCAAAGCACCGTGTCGCGACGCCGGCCGATTGGAAGCAGGGCGAGGATGTCATCATCGCTGGCTCGGTCACCAACGACGAGGCCAAGACGATCTACCCGCAGGGCTGGAAAGAGCCGAAGCCCTACATCCGGATCGTGCCCCAGCCGAAATGA
- a CDS encoding alkaline phosphatase family protein: MRRSLVLLSAGLTVLSTGLASAQNNTPRNLILFIPDGLRALKVTPETAPAMAEVRDKGVNFKNPHSLFPTFTMANGSAMSTGHYLGDTGVFSNTIWTNYTSVPAGDTVVPFIENDAVLGDIDEHFKGDYLNEETILKMARDKGLSTAAIGKVGPTYQFDHTDRPDKPGLHSIVFDDATGGKNGVPLSDEVKTALTKAGLPLATPSRGDNAKAGDAKTPGTTVANVAQQAYFADVATKVVLPMFKARNKPFVLVFWSRDPDGSQHNTGDSLNEIKPGINGPTSMAGIRNADDNLAQLRKALDELGLAANTNIMVQADHGFSTISKESKTSPSAKVSYDDTPKDFLPMGFLALDLARALDLPLFDPNDKNAKVEGNKHPKAGNGVLGKDPTKPDVVVATNGGSDLIYLPGQDRKLARRVVGALLAQDYVSGIFVDDSLGNFAGTLSMSQLSLKGKAATPTPSIVVNFRSYASDCGEAPTNCSVQVADTVLRQGQGMHGSFSRGDTMNFMAAIGPDFKAGYTDALPVSNADVGATAAKLLGLAVKPKGNLIGRVMTEAMPNGATPAAHAGVVKSRPAENGLQTVLNFQRVGSQRYFDAAGFSGRTLGLEPETGKQKTAGK; encoded by the coding sequence ATGCGCCGTTCACTGGTGTTGCTGTCCGCCGGATTGACAGTGCTGTCCACCGGACTTGCCTCCGCGCAGAACAACACGCCCCGTAACCTGATCCTGTTCATCCCTGACGGCCTGCGCGCGCTGAAGGTCACTCCCGAGACGGCGCCGGCGATGGCAGAGGTCCGCGACAAGGGCGTCAACTTCAAGAACCCCCATTCGCTGTTTCCGACCTTCACCATGGCAAACGGCTCGGCAATGTCGACCGGACATTATCTCGGTGACACCGGCGTGTTCTCCAACACGATCTGGACCAACTACACGTCGGTGCCCGCCGGCGATACCGTGGTCCCCTTCATCGAGAACGATGCGGTCCTCGGCGATATCGACGAGCACTTCAAAGGCGACTATCTCAACGAGGAGACCATTTTGAAGATGGCCCGCGACAAGGGCTTGAGCACGGCTGCGATCGGCAAGGTCGGTCCGACCTATCAGTTCGACCATACCGATCGTCCCGACAAGCCGGGCCTGCATTCAATCGTGTTCGACGACGCCACTGGCGGCAAGAACGGCGTGCCGCTGTCGGACGAGGTCAAGACGGCCCTGACCAAGGCCGGCCTGCCTCTCGCCACTCCATCGCGCGGTGATAACGCCAAGGCCGGCGACGCCAAGACGCCCGGCACCACCGTCGCCAACGTCGCGCAGCAGGCCTATTTCGCCGACGTCGCCACCAAGGTCGTGCTGCCGATGTTCAAGGCGCGCAACAAGCCCTTCGTGCTGGTATTCTGGTCGCGCGATCCCGACGGCAGCCAGCACAACACCGGCGACAGCCTGAACGAGATCAAGCCCGGGATCAACGGGCCGACCTCGATGGCCGGCATCAGGAACGCCGACGACAACCTTGCGCAACTGCGCAAGGCGCTGGACGAGCTCGGGCTCGCCGCCAACACCAATATCATGGTCCAAGCCGACCACGGCTTCTCGACCATCTCCAAGGAAAGCAAGACCAGCCCCTCGGCCAAGGTCAGCTATGACGACACGCCCAAGGACTTCTTGCCGATGGGCTTTCTGGCGCTGGACCTCGCCAGGGCACTCGACCTGCCGCTGTTCGACCCCAACGACAAGAATGCGAAGGTTGAAGGCAACAAGCATCCCAAGGCCGGCAACGGCGTGCTGGGCAAGGATCCGACCAAGCCGGATGTCGTCGTCGCCACCAATGGGGGATCGGATCTGATCTATCTGCCGGGCCAGGATCGCAAGCTTGCCAGGCGCGTCGTCGGCGCGCTGCTCGCCCAGGACTACGTCAGCGGCATTTTCGTCGATGATAGTCTCGGCAACTTCGCCGGCACTCTGTCGATGTCGCAATTGAGCCTGAAGGGCAAGGCGGCGACGCCAACGCCATCCATCGTGGTCAACTTCCGCTCCTATGCCAGCGACTGCGGCGAGGCGCCGACCAACTGCTCGGTGCAAGTCGCCGACACCGTGCTGCGCCAGGGCCAGGGCATGCATGGCAGCTTCAGCCGCGGCGATACCATGAATTTCATGGCGGCGATCGGACCCGACTTCAAAGCCGGCTATACCGATGCCCTCCCCGTCAGCAATGCCGACGTTGGTGCCACCGCGGCGAAACTCCTGGGGCTTGCCGTCAAGCCCAAGGGCAATCTGATCGGGCGCGTGATGACGGAAGCGATGCCGAACGGCGCGACCCCCGCGGCCCATGCCGGCGTGGTGAAGTCGAGGCCTGCCGAGAACGGCCTGCAGACCGTCCTCAACTTCCAGCGCGTCGGCAGCCAGCGCTATTTCGACGCTGCCGGCTTCTCAGGTCGCACGCTCGGGCTCGAGCCGGAGACTGGCAAACAAAAAACGGCGGGGAAATAA
- a CDS encoding LuxR C-terminal-related transcriptional regulator, with protein sequence MSPDPKDSITPTPRERELMMLIARGMQNKNIAYELRISENTVRAHIGNIMRKYRLQNRTQIAIIFALHAAPPSLRRDLANGGGYPPAVKPAQALAQTPRIQTARD encoded by the coding sequence ATGAGCCCCGATCCGAAAGATTCGATTACGCCGACGCCGCGTGAGCGCGAGCTGATGATGCTCATTGCACGCGGGATGCAGAACAAGAACATCGCCTACGAGCTCAGGATTTCGGAGAACACGGTACGGGCGCATATCGGCAACATCATGCGCAAATACCGTCTCCAGAACAGAACCCAGATCGCGATCATCTTCGCGCTGCACGCAGCGCCGCCATCGCTGCGACGCGATCTGGCGAACGGCGGAGGCTACCCGCCCGCGGTGAAGCCCGCGCAGGCGCTCGCGCAGACCCCACGGATACAGACCGCGCGGGACTGA
- a CDS encoding ABC transporter permease, whose protein sequence is MTMLQGFQIALHALRLNPLRSFLTMLGIVIGVASIVTVFAIGAGAQLRLQEQIRSIGANVLMITPGAVYQGGVRLKDGSKLTMTESDVQAILEQIPEIQAAAGSIAGTAQVIHEGKNWNTTINGTTTGHFMVRDWQLAAGRYFSGTEEAGAGKVVILGSTVARELFAPGDDPIGAQIRIMKVPLEVVGVLDHKDPSQDDVAFVPLTTAKLRFLGSASNINRDSVAYIIAKVAAGGQMAGARSEIESLLRQRHRILAGQEDDFKVQDPAAAMEAQQGAIRTVALLLVAIASVSLLVGGISIMNVMIVSVTERTREIGIRRALGGRMRDIRLQFLCEALVLCLLGGAIGVVGGVTLSMTVARMAGWITSIDSEAIGLALAFSIVTGLIFGFYPAHKASKLSPIEALKTE, encoded by the coding sequence ATGACGATGCTCCAGGGCTTCCAGATCGCTCTGCACGCCCTGCGCCTCAATCCGCTGCGCAGCTTCCTCACCATGCTCGGCATCGTGATCGGCGTCGCGTCGATCGTGACGGTCTTCGCGATCGGCGCCGGCGCGCAGCTTCGCCTCCAGGAGCAGATCCGCTCGATCGGCGCCAACGTGCTGATGATCACGCCCGGCGCGGTCTATCAAGGCGGCGTGCGCCTGAAGGACGGCAGCAAGCTGACGATGACGGAAAGCGACGTGCAGGCCATCCTCGAGCAGATCCCGGAGATCCAGGCTGCGGCCGGCTCGATCGCCGGAACGGCGCAGGTCATTCACGAGGGCAAGAACTGGAACACCACGATCAACGGCACGACAACCGGTCACTTCATGGTGCGCGATTGGCAGCTCGCGGCGGGGCGCTATTTCTCCGGCACTGAGGAGGCCGGCGCGGGAAAGGTCGTGATCCTCGGAAGCACGGTCGCGCGCGAGCTGTTCGCCCCGGGCGACGATCCGATTGGCGCGCAGATCAGGATCATGAAGGTCCCGCTCGAAGTGGTCGGCGTGCTCGATCACAAGGATCCGTCACAGGACGACGTCGCCTTCGTCCCGCTCACCACGGCCAAGCTGCGCTTCCTCGGCAGCGCCAGCAACATCAACCGGGATTCGGTCGCCTACATCATCGCCAAGGTGGCCGCCGGCGGTCAGATGGCGGGCGCGCGATCCGAGATCGAAAGCCTCCTGCGGCAGCGTCACCGCATCCTTGCCGGGCAGGAGGACGACTTCAAGGTCCAGGATCCGGCCGCCGCCATGGAAGCCCAGCAGGGAGCCATCCGCACGGTGGCGCTTCTGCTCGTGGCCATCGCTTCGGTCTCGCTGCTCGTCGGCGGCATCAGCATCATGAACGTCATGATCGTGTCGGTCACCGAGCGCACACGGGAAATCGGCATCCGCCGCGCGCTCGGCGGTCGGATGCGGGACATCCGCCTCCAGTTTCTCTGCGAGGCACTCGTGCTCTGCCTTCTCGGCGGCGCCATCGGCGTCGTCGGTGGTGTCACACTGTCGATGACGGTCGCCCGCATGGCCGGGTGGATCACGTCGATCGATAGCGAAGCGATCGGCCTTGCCCTCGCCTTTTCGATCGTGACCGGTCTCATCTTTGGTTTCTATCCTGCACACAAGGCGTCCAAGCTCAGTCCGATCGAGGCGCTCAAGACGGAGTGA
- a CDS encoding ABC transporter ATP-binding protein yields MTAPLPLISLQSVCRTYRTDGIAVTAVRNVSFDIDEGEILAVMGPSGSGKSTLMNMIGLLDLPSEGEIYLEGANVADLSEDRRSSLRARSIGFVFQSYNLLARHNAIENVALPLVYCGVGRKQRLERAEQSLQAVGMLHRAHHFPRQLSGGEQQRIAIARALIASPLIVLADEPTGALDSRTGAEILALFFALNQIGQTIVMITHDPGIATQCRRTIRLHDGELVSDERQVPVVPKRSAAS; encoded by the coding sequence ATGACCGCTCCCCTGCCCCTCATCAGCCTCCAGTCGGTGTGCAGGACCTACCGCACGGACGGGATCGCAGTGACGGCGGTGCGCAATGTCAGCTTCGACATCGACGAAGGCGAGATCCTCGCCGTGATGGGACCATCCGGTTCGGGCAAGTCGACGCTGATGAACATGATCGGGCTGCTCGATCTGCCGAGCGAGGGCGAAATCTATCTCGAAGGGGCGAATGTCGCCGACCTCTCGGAGGACCGCAGGTCGTCCTTGCGCGCCCGCAGCATCGGCTTCGTATTCCAGTCCTACAACCTGCTCGCACGCCACAACGCCATCGAGAACGTCGCCCTGCCGCTGGTCTATTGCGGCGTCGGCCGCAAGCAACGCCTTGAGCGGGCCGAACAGAGCCTTCAAGCCGTCGGCATGCTGCACCGGGCGCATCATTTCCCGCGGCAGCTCTCGGGCGGCGAACAGCAACGCATCGCCATCGCGCGGGCGCTGATCGCCTCCCCGCTGATCGTGCTCGCCGACGAGCCGACCGGCGCGCTCGACAGCCGGACCGGCGCCGAGATCCTGGCGCTCTTCTTCGCACTCAACCAGATCGGCCAGACCATCGTGATGATCACGCATGATCCAGGCATTGCGACGCAGTGCCGGCGCACGATCCGCCTGCATGACGGCGAGCTCGTCAGCGACGAGAGGCAGGTTCCGGTGGTGCCGAAGCGGAGCGCTGCGTCATGA
- a CDS encoding efflux RND transporter periplasmic adaptor subunit — translation MRFVPVIALLGTACGLAAAYGAVPLITGAAGGATDAAARAYESTRRFLAPGGEAATFGSDAPVFRYASIQRGTIEQTVTVTGALQPVKTIEVGSQLSGQLARVYVDFNDTVSKDQPLALIDPRSFAAKVDEAKAALAVANSLVDIQRAKLDRARIDLQNAKGSRDVLAAKLDSAQAVKASAQKTLQRKLALQSQNVVATTAVDDAQTEFTARLAQEREAEVLMSLNAYSVDGALADVRRIEAELQQAKMAVPEKAAVLAAAQADLDRTVIRSPIDGVVVGRFINEGQTLAVGLESRTTFMVAHRLEDMEIHAQVDEADIGRIASGQRAHFTVDSYPDRRFEAVVRQVRKAPQTQQHVVTYTVVLSTSNLDGALLPGMTALVKIVIERQDDVLKVPLAALRFQPSGARADTTPGRSGVWVRTASGSLQRIPVTVGAAGTEQVALKSGELVEGSQVAIGQAIRPAGVELFGIRFGS, via the coding sequence ATGCGATTTGTGCCAGTCATTGCATTGCTTGGAACTGCATGCGGCCTCGCTGCAGCCTACGGCGCTGTGCCGCTGATCACGGGCGCTGCCGGCGGCGCGACCGACGCAGCGGCGCGCGCCTATGAATCGACCAGGCGGTTCCTTGCACCCGGCGGCGAGGCCGCGACCTTCGGGTCCGATGCGCCAGTGTTCCGCTACGCCTCTATTCAACGCGGCACGATCGAGCAGACCGTGACCGTCACGGGCGCCCTACAACCGGTCAAGACGATCGAGGTGGGTTCGCAACTGTCCGGGCAGCTCGCCCGGGTCTATGTTGACTTCAACGACACCGTCAGCAAGGACCAGCCACTCGCCCTGATCGATCCCCGCAGCTTCGCGGCCAAGGTCGACGAGGCCAAGGCAGCGCTGGCAGTCGCCAACTCCCTGGTCGACATCCAGCGGGCCAAGCTCGATCGCGCCAGGATCGATCTGCAAAACGCCAAGGGCAGCCGGGACGTGCTCGCCGCCAAGCTCGATAGCGCCCAGGCGGTCAAGGCGTCGGCACAGAAGACGTTGCAGCGCAAGCTGGCGCTTCAGTCGCAAAACGTTGTGGCGACGACCGCAGTCGACGACGCGCAGACCGAATTCACCGCTCGATTGGCCCAGGAGCGCGAGGCCGAGGTCCTCATGTCCCTCAATGCCTATTCCGTGGACGGCGCGCTGGCCGACGTCCGCAGGATCGAGGCCGAGCTGCAGCAGGCGAAAATGGCGGTTCCCGAAAAGGCGGCCGTGCTGGCGGCGGCGCAGGCGGATCTCGACCGCACGGTGATCCGTTCGCCGATCGACGGCGTCGTGGTCGGCAGGTTCATCAACGAGGGCCAGACGCTCGCGGTCGGCCTGGAGTCGCGCACCACCTTCATGGTCGCCCACCGCCTGGAGGACATGGAGATTCACGCGCAGGTCGATGAAGCCGACATCGGCCGCATCGCGTCGGGCCAGCGCGCTCACTTCACAGTGGATTCCTATCCCGACCGCCGCTTCGAGGCGGTGGTGCGGCAGGTGCGCAAGGCGCCGCAGACCCAGCAGCACGTGGTCACCTATACCGTCGTGCTATCGACCTCCAATCTCGACGGCGCGCTGCTGCCCGGAATGACCGCGCTGGTGAAGATCGTGATCGAGCGGCAGGACGACGTGTTGAAGGTTCCGCTGGCCGCGCTGCGCTTCCAGCCCTCGGGCGCACGGGCCGACACGACTCCAGGACGCAGCGGCGTCTGGGTGCGTACCGCCAGCGGCTCGCTCCAGCGCATCCCGGTGACTGTCGGCGCGGCAGGCACCGAACAGGTCGCGCTCAAGAGCGGAGAGCTCGTCGAAGGCAGCCAGGTCGCCATCGGCCAGGCGATCCGGCCGGCCGGCGTGGAATTATTCGGAATCAGGTTCGGATCATGA
- a CDS encoding response regulator, whose amino-acid sequence MSSNQATVYVVDDEIEIRNAIGSLCEETGHRVRLFASTDEFLNESLSDGPSCLVLDVRFPGTSPTGLELQRRLAESGVPIPIVFISGHSDVRVSVEAMKRGAVEFLPKPFREQEILDAIRHGIERDRARLAREGAVRGARQRVETLTAREREIMLLMADGLVAKQIAAKLGVSEVTVKVHRARMMRKLELRSPIEVVRLIDSMGPEAETMRFSAS is encoded by the coding sequence ATGAGTTCAAATCAAGCCACAGTTTACGTCGTTGATGATGAAATTGAGATTCGAAATGCGATCGGAAGTCTCTGTGAGGAGACGGGGCACCGGGTCAGGTTGTTCGCCTCAACGGACGAATTCCTGAACGAGAGCCTCTCCGACGGGCCGTCGTGCCTCGTGCTCGACGTCCGCTTTCCCGGTACGTCGCCGACCGGGCTCGAGCTTCAGCGCAGGCTGGCTGAATCGGGCGTGCCGATTCCGATCGTCTTCATCAGCGGTCATTCGGACGTCCGCGTCTCGGTCGAGGCGATGAAGCGTGGTGCGGTCGAGTTTCTGCCAAAACCGTTCCGCGAGCAGGAGATTCTCGACGCCATCAGGCACGGGATCGAGCGCGATCGCGCGCGTCTCGCGCGCGAAGGCGCGGTACGCGGAGCTAGGCAGCGCGTCGAAACGCTGACGGCCCGCGAGCGGGAGATCATGCTGCTGATGGCGGACGGGCTCGTCGCCAAGCAGATCGCGGCAAAGCTCGGCGTCAGCGAGGTGACGGTGAAGGTCCATCGCGCCAGGATGATGCGAAAGCTCGAGCTTCGATCGCCGATCGAGGTGGTGAGGTTGATCGACAGCATGGGACCGGAAGCGGAGACAATGCGCTTCAGCGCGAGCTAG
- a CDS encoding curlin subunit CsgB yields the protein MRKLLLASATLLALSSAAHAANTATTVQMGGANSSTVTQNGVTNDTSNTTQVGFFNSATTLQGLGTPSLNNASTVSQTGGIVNTATTMQNAFFNNNSSITQSSFPLAPPSNSATVGQNSIFLFGNTSTINQH from the coding sequence ATGCGCAAGTTGCTCCTCGCTTCCGCCACCCTGCTCGCACTGTCCTCCGCTGCTCACGCGGCCAACACCGCCACCACCGTTCAGATGGGCGGCGCAAACAGCTCCACCGTGACGCAGAACGGCGTGACGAATGACACCTCCAACACGACCCAGGTCGGCTTCTTCAACTCCGCGACCACGCTGCAGGGTCTCGGCACTCCGTCACTCAACAATGCCAGCACGGTGAGCCAGACTGGTGGTATCGTGAATACCGCCACCACCATGCAGAACGCGTTCTTCAACAACAACAGCTCGATCACCCAGAGCTCGTTCCCGCTCGCGCCGCCGAGCAACAGCGCGACCGTGGGGCAGAACTCGATCTTCCTCTTCGGGAACACGAGCACCATCAACCAGCACTAA
- a CDS encoding curlin repeat-containing protein: MRIKFIVAMVVTLSALTAVEAHAGNSASVLQFGGANSSFISQSGGTSNTATTLQFGTTNWATTLQAGTPTSINSLTIGQGGSSIGPSTSNTALAGQSGGSNTSLIGQIGANNAALLSQFGLLNGSTVLQQTP; the protein is encoded by the coding sequence ATGCGCATAAAATTCATCGTTGCGATGGTCGTCACCCTCAGCGCGTTAACCGCTGTCGAGGCTCATGCCGGCAATTCGGCGAGCGTGCTGCAGTTCGGTGGAGCGAATAGCTCCTTCATCTCCCAGAGCGGCGGGACCAGCAACACCGCCACGACCCTGCAATTCGGCACGACGAATTGGGCGACGACCTTGCAGGCGGGAACGCCGACGTCGATCAACTCGCTGACGATCGGGCAGGGTGGCTCGTCGATTGGCCCCTCGACCAGCAATACGGCACTGGCCGGTCAGAGCGGCGGTTCGAACACGAGCCTGATCGGGCAGATCGGCGCCAACAACGCGGCCTTGCTGTCTCAATTCGGCCTTTTGAACGGATCGACGGTTCTTCAGCAGACCCCGTGA
- a CDS encoding curlin, with product MRHRLPAASIAALIVCCAQAHLAQAQTFDFKNIVSVNGPPVVVNQTSQFNMAGLFMVGGNTSGTVVQTGTTNAVGVLQFGGTTSASISQTGTFNAASVGQVGQSATSLLSQLGAMNSGSIAQFGATNSSTVVQNSP from the coding sequence ATGAGACACCGTCTTCCCGCCGCGAGCATCGCAGCTCTGATCGTCTGCTGCGCGCAAGCTCACTTAGCGCAGGCGCAAACCTTCGACTTCAAGAACATCGTATCCGTCAACGGTCCTCCCGTCGTCGTGAACCAGACCAGCCAGTTCAACATGGCCGGCTTGTTCATGGTCGGCGGCAACACGAGCGGGACCGTCGTCCAGACCGGAACCACCAACGCCGTCGGTGTCCTGCAGTTCGGCGGCACGACGTCGGCGTCGATCAGTCAGACAGGGACTTTCAATGCCGCGTCGGTTGGCCAGGTCGGCCAATCGGCGACGAGCCTGCTGTCGCAGCTCGGCGCCATGAATTCGGGATCCATCGCGCAGTTCGGCGCGACCAATTCGTCGACGGTCGTCCAGAACAGCCCATGA
- a CDS encoding curlin repeat-containing protein: MAKQVLAKQVLAKQVLAKQVLAKQVLAKQVFAKRVLALTAMLAVMGAATAASAGSVQRSVTNRNVSIETIVEFGNNVQPVTIEESSRINIARVIQIGGMGTVDATIVQNGTRNYVDVIQMGATTNALIGQSGVSNTANITQVGNSTNAFLLQVGDMNTGAVRQFGRFNWLAIFQFGR, encoded by the coding sequence TTGGCTAAGCAGGTCTTGGCTAAGCAGGTCTTGGCTAAGCAGGTCTTGGCTAAGCAGGTCTTGGCTAAGCAGGTCTTGGCTAAGCAGGTCTTCGCTAAGCGGGTCTTGGCGTTGACGGCGATGCTCGCCGTCATGGGCGCGGCGACGGCAGCGTCTGCCGGATCCGTGCAGCGCAGCGTGACGAACAGGAACGTCAGCATCGAGACGATCGTGGAGTTCGGCAACAATGTGCAGCCGGTCACGATCGAGGAGAGCAGTCGCATCAATATCGCACGGGTGATCCAGATCGGCGGAATGGGAACGGTCGACGCGACCATTGTCCAGAACGGGACGCGCAACTATGTCGATGTGATCCAGATGGGGGCCACCACCAATGCGCTGATCGGCCAGTCCGGCGTCAGCAACACCGCCAATATTACTCAGGTCGGCAATTCAACGAACGCTTTCCTGCTTCAGGTCGGCGACATGAACACGGGGGCGGTCAGGCAGTTCGGGCGTTTCAACTGGCTCGCTATATTCCAGTTCGGACGATGA